The following proteins come from a genomic window of Terribacillus aidingensis:
- a CDS encoding ABC transporter permease, whose translation MLDILYSIIPQTLFFAAPLIFTALGGVYSERSGVVNIGLEGLMVIGAFSSVTFNLMYADALGTATPWISILVAMVAGMLFSLIHAVATITFRADQTVTGVAINMLALGFGVFMIKQIFGKGQTDFISQPIYTTDVPLLVDIPVIGNMFFNNMYVTSYVAIVLSFLAWYVLYKTPFGLRIRAVGEHPMAADTNGIKVYTTRYIGVIISGALAGIGGAVFAMTISQNFSVSTIAGQGFMAIAAVIFGKWNPLGAMGAALFFGFAQSLSVVGSSIPLLENVPQVYLLIAPYVLTILALVGFIGRSVAPKASGVPYIKGSR comes from the coding sequence ATGCTGGATATACTTTATTCCATTATTCCGCAAACGCTGTTCTTTGCCGCTCCTCTTATTTTCACCGCATTGGGCGGTGTGTATAGTGAGCGTTCTGGCGTTGTCAATATCGGTTTGGAAGGTCTCATGGTCATAGGGGCTTTCTCTTCGGTAACGTTCAATTTGATGTATGCTGATGCTTTAGGAACGGCCACACCATGGATTTCCATATTGGTTGCTATGGTTGCCGGTATGCTATTCTCCTTGATCCATGCGGTTGCTACGATCACTTTCCGTGCAGATCAGACGGTTACAGGGGTAGCGATCAACATGCTGGCACTTGGATTTGGTGTTTTCATGATCAAACAGATATTCGGAAAAGGCCAAACGGATTTCATATCACAGCCGATTTATACAACGGACGTTCCATTATTGGTCGACATTCCTGTGATCGGTAATATGTTCTTTAACAATATGTATGTTACATCGTATGTTGCTATTGTTCTTTCCTTCCTTGCATGGTATGTGCTTTATAAGACTCCATTTGGTCTTCGTATCCGTGCAGTTGGGGAGCATCCAATGGCAGCAGACACGAATGGTATCAAAGTATATACGACAAGATATATCGGCGTAATCATATCTGGTGCACTCGCCGGAATCGGTGGTGCAGTGTTCGCGATGACTATATCTCAGAACTTCTCTGTATCTACAATTGCTGGTCAAGGATTCATGGCGATTGCAGCAGTTATCTTCGGAAAGTGGAACCCGCTTGGGGCAATGGGAGCAGCTTTGTTCTTCGGCTTTGCCCAGTCTTTAAGCGTTGTTGGTTCATCCATTCCATTGCTTGAAAATGTACCGCAAGTTTACTTGCTGATTGCGCCTTATGTACTGACCATTCTTGCTTTGGTAGGATTCATTGGCCGTTCGGTAGCGCCAAAAGCAAGCGGTGTTCCTTATATAAAAGGAAGCCGCTAA
- a CDS encoding pitrilysin family protein, whose product MKIAGEEIITGKGATLHLIPTKKYKTISIAVKLQAPLERETITARALLPYVLQQGTANLTDARALRLKLDDLYGAILSITGTKKGEKHIITLRLDVANENYLSDRTPLFEKAVDLLREILFEPKTENEAFTESIVSREMQTLKQKMVALKDDKMSYANMRLIDEMCKGEPYSLHVHGYEEELKDMDGRKLYGFYEKMLKQDKMDIYILGDVERELAEKAVEPFLERDIASHEEGTASVHPASADVKEVIEVQDVQQAKLHLGYRTNIRYDDPDYAALQVFNGLFGGFPSSKLFRNVREKHSLAYYAASRFESHKGLLFVFSGIDPKDYQKAKEIIDAQLAAMQAGEFEESEVEEIKDLIISQILETIDNPAGHIETLYQQVMGNKNITIEQMLDTIRLVSLDDVLQVAKKVQLDTVYLLTNKEAEKNA is encoded by the coding sequence ATGAAAATCGCAGGAGAAGAAATCATCACAGGAAAAGGTGCGACGCTGCACCTTATACCGACTAAAAAATATAAGACAATCAGTATAGCCGTTAAGCTACAGGCGCCGCTTGAGCGGGAGACTATCACAGCAAGAGCACTGCTTCCATATGTACTGCAGCAGGGTACAGCCAATCTAACGGATGCGCGTGCATTACGTCTCAAACTCGACGACTTGTATGGTGCTATCCTGTCTATTACTGGTACGAAAAAGGGCGAGAAGCATATCATCACCCTTCGTCTCGATGTTGCCAATGAGAATTATCTGAGCGACCGGACTCCGCTATTCGAAAAAGCAGTTGATCTGCTCCGTGAAATCTTGTTTGAACCAAAAACGGAGAATGAAGCCTTCACAGAGTCTATCGTTTCACGCGAAATGCAAACGCTGAAACAAAAGATGGTTGCTTTGAAGGATGATAAGATGAGCTATGCGAATATGCGTCTTATCGATGAAATGTGCAAAGGCGAACCGTACAGCCTTCATGTGCACGGGTATGAAGAGGAACTGAAAGACATGGATGGCCGCAAGCTGTATGGTTTTTATGAAAAAATGCTGAAGCAGGACAAAATGGATATTTACATTCTTGGAGATGTAGAGAGAGAACTTGCCGAAAAGGCCGTGGAGCCATTCCTGGAAAGAGATATCGCTTCCCATGAAGAAGGAACAGCTTCTGTACATCCAGCTTCTGCTGATGTAAAGGAAGTAATCGAGGTGCAGGATGTACAGCAAGCCAAGCTTCACCTTGGTTATCGGACGAATATCCGTTACGACGATCCTGATTATGCAGCGCTGCAGGTGTTTAATGGATTATTCGGCGGCTTCCCAAGCTCGAAACTGTTCCGGAATGTCAGGGAAAAACACAGCCTCGCTTATTATGCTGCTTCACGATTTGAGAGTCACAAAGGCCTATTATTTGTTTTCTCCGGTATTGATCCGAAAGATTATCAGAAAGCAAAGGAAATCATCGATGCCCAGCTTGCAGCCATGCAAGCTGGAGAATTTGAAGAATCAGAAGTTGAAGAAATAAAAGATTTAATCATCAGTCAAATATTAGAGACAATCGACAACCCGGCAGGTCATATTGAAACGTTATACCAGCAAGTAATGGGGAACAAAAATATTACGATCGAGCAGATGCTGGATACCATCCGACTAGTAAGCCTGGACGATGTACTTCAAGTTGCGAAAAAAGTCCAATTGGATACTGTATACTTGCTGACGAATAAGGAGGCTGAGAAGAATGCATAA
- a CDS encoding pitrilysin family protein: MHKKHYEQLQESIYAETLPNGLKVFLQPKPEMAKTYAIFSTNYGSIDQTFVPLDGKEKITVPEGIAHFLEHKLFEKEDRDVFQDFTKQGASANAFTSFTQTAYLFSATSHIEENVTTLLDFVQDPYFSDKSVEKEKGIIAQEIRMYDDQPDWRSFFGTIQSLFQSHPVRIDIAGTVESIQEITKEDLYTCYNTFYHPSNMTLFVTGNIDEEKMIELIRANQDSKTFAPPAKIERFFPEEPETVAEMKKQVRMPVSVSKCMVGIKENTDYASPEAYLKQELLTDMVLDYYFSKSGVYYEELYKNDLIDDSFGFETSLEKNFGFSIIGGNTKEPDRFADTVKGMLQRMKDHTVSEAEMERMKKKTIGQMLRAMNSLEFVSNRFIQYHLAGVDLFDIVPAIEKLTAADANDFLKSWFSENRLAVCQILPQEA, from the coding sequence ATGCATAAGAAACACTACGAACAATTACAGGAATCCATCTACGCAGAAACGCTGCCTAACGGTCTGAAGGTGTTCTTGCAGCCGAAGCCGGAGATGGCGAAAACATATGCGATCTTCTCAACGAATTATGGATCTATCGATCAGACCTTCGTTCCGCTTGATGGCAAAGAGAAAATTACCGTACCAGAAGGTATTGCACATTTCCTGGAGCATAAGCTTTTTGAAAAAGAGGATCGGGACGTGTTTCAGGACTTCACCAAACAAGGTGCATCTGCAAATGCTTTCACTTCCTTCACGCAGACAGCGTATCTATTTTCTGCGACTTCACATATAGAAGAGAATGTGACAACCTTGCTTGATTTTGTGCAGGATCCTTATTTCTCAGATAAATCGGTTGAAAAGGAAAAAGGTATTATCGCTCAGGAAATTCGTATGTATGATGATCAGCCAGATTGGCGCTCTTTCTTTGGTACCATCCAAAGCCTATTCCAATCCCACCCTGTAAGAATTGATATAGCAGGGACTGTGGAATCCATTCAGGAAATTACGAAAGAAGATCTCTACACATGCTATAACACGTTCTATCATCCATCGAACATGACCTTGTTCGTGACAGGTAATATTGATGAAGAGAAAATGATTGAACTTATCCGGGCAAATCAGGATAGCAAGACATTCGCACCACCTGCTAAGATCGAGCGCTTCTTCCCTGAAGAGCCAGAAACTGTGGCAGAAATGAAAAAACAAGTCCGCATGCCGGTCAGTGTGTCAAAATGCATGGTCGGGATAAAAGAGAACACTGATTATGCATCTCCAGAAGCGTATCTGAAACAAGAATTGCTAACGGATATGGTACTGGATTATTATTTCTCCAAGAGCGGCGTCTACTATGAGGAATTATATAAGAATGATCTAATTGATGACAGCTTCGGCTTCGAAACGAGTCTGGAGAAAAACTTTGGCTTCTCCATCATCGGCGGTAATACGAAAGAGCCGGACCGCTTTGCTGATACAGTCAAAGGAATGCTGCAGCGAATGAAAGATCATACCGTTTCCGAAGCGGAAATGGAGCGGATGAAGAAAAAGACGATTGGTCAGATGCTCAGAGCAATGAACAGCTTGGAGTTTGTTTCCAATCGTTTCATCCAGTATCATCTTGCTGGGGTGGATCTGTTCGATATCGTACCAGCAATCGAAAAATTGACTGCGGCCGATGCAAATGATTTTCTGAAAAGCTGGTTCAGTGAAAATCGGTTGGCTGTATGCCAGATCCTGCCGCAGGAGGCATAA
- a CDS encoding SDR family oxidoreductase encodes MGKVIFITGASGAIGSACARQLASEGHQLLLHYNKNEQAMEALFHDISESVLGTVKADLTEEADFTKLLRFLSFPIDQFVYAGGMAHYGMFQDMTNKEMDDLLAVHVKAPWRICQHILPPMLARRKGEIVIVSSIWGERGASFEVAYSSVKAAQIGFVKGLAKEAGTSGVRVNAVTPGAIETGMNSHLSQEEKMQLTGDIPLDRFGQVSEVADAVSYLLSDNSSYVNGHALQVNGGW; translated from the coding sequence ATGGGCAAGGTTATTTTCATTACGGGCGCAAGCGGAGCTATCGGCTCTGCTTGCGCCCGTCAGCTTGCCAGTGAAGGGCATCAGCTATTGCTTCATTACAATAAAAATGAACAAGCGATGGAAGCACTTTTCCATGATATATCGGAAAGTGTGCTTGGTACAGTCAAAGCTGATTTGACAGAAGAAGCTGATTTTACGAAGCTTCTCCGCTTTCTGTCTTTTCCGATCGATCAGTTCGTTTATGCTGGCGGTATGGCCCATTATGGCATGTTCCAGGATATGACGAACAAAGAGATGGATGACTTGCTTGCAGTGCATGTAAAAGCGCCATGGAGGATATGTCAGCATATTCTGCCGCCGATGCTTGCACGCAGAAAAGGGGAAATCGTCATTGTTTCTTCTATCTGGGGAGAAAGAGGGGCGAGCTTTGAAGTCGCATATTCCAGTGTCAAAGCTGCTCAAATCGGTTTTGTCAAAGGTTTGGCGAAAGAGGCCGGAACAAGCGGTGTACGAGTTAATGCTGTAACACCGGGAGCAATCGAAACTGGGATGAACAGCCATCTATCTCAGGAAGAAAAGATGCAGTTGACAGGAGATATTCCATTGGACCGTTTCGGACAAGTAAGCGAAGTAGCGGATGCTGTCAGTTACCTGCTGAGTGATAATTCTTCCTATGTGAACGGACACGCCCTTCAAGTAAACGGCGGCTGGTGA
- a CDS encoding DUF3243 domain-containing protein, whose protein sequence is MSVLDNFDSWKDFLGDRLHQAQSKGMENDTVSGIAYEIGDYLATKVDAKNTEEKILRDLWTVASQDEKQAIANIMVKLVQDNGHTR, encoded by the coding sequence ATGTCTGTTCTTGATAATTTTGATTCTTGGAAAGACTTCCTAGGTGATCGCCTGCATCAGGCGCAAAGCAAAGGGATGGAGAACGATACTGTCTCTGGCATTGCATATGAAATCGGGGATTATCTTGCGACGAAAGTAGACGCAAAGAACACAGAAGAAAAAATTCTTCGTGACCTTTGGACTGTCGCATCCCAGGATGAGAAGCAAGCAATCGCTAACATTATGGTAAAGCTTGTCCAAGACAATGGCCACACACGCTGA
- a CDS encoding DUF3388 domain-containing protein, with product METLEWYLEYEIQHNRPGLLGDISSLLGMLSINIKTINGVENQRRGMLLSAEKELQIIRLHSILRTMEHVHITKSREPKLRDRLAVRHGRYIHRDVDDKKTFRFVRSEIGLLVDFMAELFKQEGSKVIGIRGMPRVGKTESIVAASVSANKRWLFVSSTLLKQTARNQLLQDEYNEDNLFIIDGIVSTSRASERHWELVREVMRLPVAKVIEHPDIFVRDTEFTLDDFDYIIELRNHDDEKIIYEPEFRQI from the coding sequence ATGGAAACATTGGAATGGTACTTGGAATATGAAATCCAGCATAACCGGCCAGGATTATTAGGGGACATCTCCTCTTTGCTCGGTATGTTATCCATCAACATCAAGACGATCAATGGGGTGGAGAACCAACGGCGTGGCATGCTGCTTTCGGCAGAAAAGGAATTACAGATCATTCGTCTCCATTCCATTCTGCGGACGATGGAACATGTACATATCACAAAGTCCAGGGAGCCGAAGCTTCGAGATCGGCTTGCTGTCAGGCACGGAAGGTATATACATAGGGATGTGGATGATAAGAAGACATTCCGTTTTGTCCGGAGTGAAATCGGACTTCTGGTCGATTTCATGGCAGAATTGTTTAAACAGGAAGGCTCTAAGGTAATAGGAATACGTGGGATGCCTCGTGTCGGGAAAACGGAATCGATTGTCGCTGCCAGTGTCAGTGCCAATAAACGCTGGCTATTCGTCTCCAGCACACTTCTGAAGCAAACTGCCAGGAACCAGCTGCTGCAGGATGAATACAATGAGGACAACCTCTTTATCATCGACGGAATTGTTTCGACAAGCCGCGCGAGTGAGCGTCATTGGGAGCTAGTACGCGAAGTGATGAGGCTCCCTGTAGCCAAGGTAATCGAACATCCAGATATATTCGTCCGGGATACGGAGTTTACATTGGATGATTTCGATTATATTATTGAACTCCGGAATCACGATGATGAAAAAATCATTTATGAGCCGGAATTCAGACAGATTTAA
- a CDS encoding RodZ domain-containing protein produces the protein MDIGAKLREARESKGMTLEDVQQRTKIQKRYLKAIEENNHSVMPGEFYTRAFIKEYAQTVGLNPDEVLEPKQQQQEATAAAPVQEESEAPSRQERSRVRENDRPPRKERKGIPYLSSIIIGLIVLAAIIIVVFIYAGGSNDNNDTNSANQQQNEDQVTSPKSDQSAEQESDSEQAADSEEKANDAAEEEQAQQEEEQAEPKLSVDEEGTASNPVTTYTLENAGDEVTLKLSAEDGDAWLQVGDGNNAGNVYTGTIASGSEPVEQDVSDLETVSIRTGFARATKLEINGQELTFPIDNDVQTITVNIKK, from the coding sequence ATGGACATTGGTGCAAAGCTCCGGGAGGCAAGAGAGTCCAAAGGAATGACTTTGGAAGACGTACAACAGCGCACCAAAATTCAAAAGCGTTATTTGAAAGCGATTGAAGAGAATAACCACAGCGTCATGCCAGGGGAATTCTACACACGTGCTTTCATTAAGGAATACGCGCAGACAGTAGGACTTAATCCAGATGAAGTGCTCGAACCGAAACAACAGCAGCAGGAAGCAACCGCAGCTGCCCCGGTTCAGGAAGAGAGTGAGGCACCTTCCCGCCAGGAACGCAGCCGCGTTCGGGAAAATGACAGGCCTCCCCGCAAGGAACGCAAAGGCATTCCGTACTTATCTTCCATCATCATCGGATTGATTGTTTTGGCAGCTATTATTATTGTCGTCTTCATTTATGCAGGCGGATCTAACGATAATAATGATACTAATTCCGCTAACCAGCAGCAGAATGAAGATCAGGTAACGTCACCTAAGAGTGATCAGTCTGCTGAGCAGGAATCCGATTCTGAACAAGCTGCTGACTCTGAGGAAAAAGCAAATGATGCTGCTGAAGAAGAGCAAGCACAGCAGGAAGAGGAGCAGGCAGAACCAAAACTTTCTGTGGACGAAGAAGGTACTGCCAGTAACCCTGTTACAACTTATACACTGGAAAATGCCGGTGATGAAGTAACATTGAAACTTTCTGCAGAAGATGGAGATGCGTGGCTGCAAGTCGGCGATGGCAATAACGCCGGCAATGTTTACACTGGCACCATCGCTTCCGGAAGTGAACCGGTTGAGCAGGACGTAAGTGATTTAGAGACAGTTTCCATCAGAACTGGTTTTGCCAGAGCAACAAAACTGGAGATCAATGGTCAGGAACTGACTTTCCCGATTGATAATGATGTTCAGACCATTACGGTAAATATTAAGAAATAA
- the pgsA gene encoding CDP-diacylglycerol--glycerol-3-phosphate 3-phosphatidyltransferase, protein MNIPNKITLSRIFLIPIFIILLAVPFDWGTIDIGDTTLPVNHLAGAILFIIASCTDWVDGYYARKYNLVTNLGKFLDPLADKLLVSAALILLVQLDLAPAWITIVIISREFAVTGLRLVAAGEGLVMAAGKMGKQKTAVQIVAISALLLHNWPFSYLGFPFATICLYLALILTVVSGVDYFVRNWSVMKESK, encoded by the coding sequence ATGAATATACCTAATAAAATTACTTTATCCCGAATTTTCCTGATCCCGATTTTCATTATCCTGCTGGCAGTTCCATTTGATTGGGGAACAATCGATATTGGTGACACAACACTCCCAGTGAACCATTTGGCTGGGGCGATTTTATTCATCATTGCATCATGTACGGACTGGGTGGATGGTTACTATGCCCGCAAATATAATCTGGTAACGAATCTTGGGAAATTCCTTGATCCACTAGCAGATAAGCTACTTGTTTCAGCTGCGCTCATTTTACTGGTACAATTAGACTTAGCGCCGGCTTGGATCACAATCGTCATCATCAGCCGTGAATTTGCTGTTACAGGATTGCGTCTTGTTGCCGCAGGTGAAGGTCTTGTAATGGCAGCTGGTAAAATGGGTAAGCAGAAAACGGCGGTTCAAATTGTTGCTATCAGCGCATTGCTGCTGCATAATTGGCCTTTTTCATATCTCGGTTTTCCGTTTGCTACGATTTGCCTGTATCTTGCACTGATTCTGACGGTCGTGTCCGGAGTCGACTACTTTGTTAGAAACTGGAGTGTCATGAAGGAGTCGAAATAA
- a CDS encoding competence/damage-inducible protein A: protein MKQINAEVIAVGTEILIGQINNTNAQWISKLLADNGINVFYHHVVGDNLARVQSSFAKAQRDADLVLVTGGLGPTEDDLTREAFQLISGLEMHEDKVSMDRIKEFFVKRGRTMSPNNHKQARVFEGAKVLENTVGMAPGMLVEHDGVIWAFMPGVPREMKQIMSDHVMPYVREKYQLQSVLQSRLLHFIGIGESQLETDLLDLIQVQENPTIATYASEGEVAVRLTARAETKEEADRLIDVIEKEVMERVGQYFYGYDETSVQQQVFELLKKRQFTLASAESLTGGLFADALVSLSGASEVFLGSFVTYAPSMKQHVLGVKEETIQKEGTVSEQCAIEMAENAVRLTGADIGISFTGVAGPDSSEGKEPGTVFISLHEKGKQTRTTELSIRSSRQGVRAQAVKKGFDMLFHYLKS, encoded by the coding sequence ATGAAGCAAATCAATGCAGAAGTGATAGCTGTAGGAACAGAGATTCTCATAGGTCAAATCAACAATACGAATGCACAATGGATTTCCAAGCTACTGGCTGATAACGGAATCAACGTATTTTATCACCACGTAGTAGGCGATAACCTTGCTCGTGTGCAATCGTCCTTCGCAAAAGCGCAGCGTGATGCAGACCTGGTGCTCGTAACCGGCGGACTTGGCCCGACAGAGGATGACCTGACAAGGGAAGCCTTTCAGCTCATATCCGGCCTTGAGATGCATGAAGACAAAGTTTCCATGGATCGTATCAAAGAGTTCTTTGTTAAACGAGGCCGTACGATGTCTCCGAACAACCATAAGCAAGCCCGTGTGTTTGAAGGTGCAAAAGTACTGGAAAATACAGTCGGTATGGCGCCAGGCATGCTTGTAGAGCATGATGGAGTGATATGGGCGTTTATGCCAGGTGTTCCTCGTGAAATGAAGCAGATCATGTCTGATCATGTTATGCCTTATGTTCGTGAGAAATATCAGCTTCAATCTGTGTTGCAGTCCCGCTTGCTTCATTTCATCGGAATTGGGGAATCACAGCTTGAAACGGACTTGCTTGATTTGATCCAAGTACAGGAAAATCCAACGATTGCAACGTATGCCTCTGAAGGGGAAGTTGCTGTGCGGCTTACAGCCCGTGCAGAAACGAAGGAAGAAGCTGACCGTTTGATCGATGTCATTGAAAAAGAAGTAATGGAGCGCGTCGGTCAATACTTTTACGGCTATGATGAAACATCTGTTCAGCAGCAAGTGTTCGAGCTGCTGAAGAAACGGCAGTTTACATTGGCCAGTGCAGAAAGCCTGACAGGCGGACTGTTCGCGGATGCCCTCGTTTCCTTGAGCGGCGCTTCCGAGGTCTTCCTTGGCAGCTTTGTCACGTATGCACCTAGTATGAAACAGCACGTACTTGGCGTGAAGGAGGAAACGATTCAGAAGGAAGGCACTGTAAGTGAGCAATGTGCCATTGAAATGGCCGAAAATGCAGTGCGCCTTACGGGAGCCGATATCGGTATCAGTTTCACTGGTGTTGCTGGCCCGGATAGTTCCGAAGGCAAGGAGCCTGGAACTGTCTTTATCAGCCTTCATGAAAAAGGCAAACAGACACGTACTACGGAGCTCTCCATTCGGAGCTCGCGTCAAGGTGTACGGGCGCAAGCGGTGAAGAAAGGCTTCGATATGCTGTTCCATTATTTAAAATCGTGA
- the recA gene encoding recombinase RecA codes for MSERKQALDMALRQIEKQFGKGSIMKLGERAEQKVSTVSSGSLALDIALGVGGYPKGRVIEIYGPESSGKTTVALHAIAEAQRNGGQAAFIDAEHALDPVYAQKLGVNIDELLLSQPDTGEQALEIAEALVRSGAVDIVVIDSVAALVPKAEIEGEMGDAHVGLQARLMSQALRKLSGAINKSKTTAIFINQIREKVGVMFGNPETTPGGRALKFYSSVRLEVRRAETLKQGNDMVGNKTRIKVVKNKVAPPFKQAEVDIMYGEGISREGELIDIASDLDIVQKSGAWYSYNEERLGQGRENAKQFLKENPEIATTIQMTVRDHYNLDADKKLPEEALSEEQESLDM; via the coding sequence TTGAGTGAACGTAAACAAGCCCTTGATATGGCTTTGAGACAAATAGAGAAACAATTCGGGAAAGGTTCCATTATGAAACTAGGCGAAAGAGCAGAACAGAAGGTTTCTACTGTTTCCAGCGGCTCTCTTGCCCTTGATATCGCACTTGGTGTAGGCGGATATCCTAAAGGCCGTGTTATCGAGATTTATGGACCTGAATCCTCTGGTAAAACAACTGTTGCCTTGCATGCAATTGCAGAAGCACAGCGCAATGGCGGACAAGCAGCTTTCATAGATGCAGAGCATGCGCTTGATCCAGTCTATGCACAGAAGCTAGGCGTCAATATCGACGAGCTTTTGCTTTCTCAGCCAGATACAGGAGAACAAGCATTGGAAATCGCCGAGGCGCTTGTACGAAGCGGAGCGGTTGACATCGTCGTTATCGACTCAGTAGCAGCCCTTGTACCGAAAGCAGAGATCGAAGGGGAAATGGGAGATGCTCACGTTGGTTTGCAGGCTCGTTTGATGTCTCAGGCACTTCGTAAATTGTCCGGAGCAATCAACAAGTCCAAAACGACTGCCATCTTCATCAACCAGATTCGTGAGAAAGTCGGCGTAATGTTCGGTAACCCGGAAACAACACCTGGTGGACGCGCACTTAAATTCTATTCCTCTGTCCGTTTGGAAGTACGCCGTGCAGAGACTCTTAAGCAAGGCAATGACATGGTCGGTAACAAAACGAGAATTAAAGTAGTGAAAAATAAAGTAGCTCCGCCTTTCAAACAAGCGGAAGTAGATATTATGTACGGAGAAGGGATTTCCAGAGAAGGGGAACTCATCGATATCGCAAGCGACTTGGATATTGTTCAGAAAAGCGGAGCGTGGTACTCCTATAATGAGGAGCGTCTTGGCCAAGGACGTGAAAATGCGAAGCAGTTCCTGAAAGAGAACCCGGAAATTGCTACAACAATTCAGATGACTGTTCGCGACCACTACAACTTAGATGCAGATAAGAAGCTGCCGGAAGAGGCGCTGTCAGAAGAACAGGAATCATTGGATATGTAA
- the rny gene encoding ribonuclease Y: protein MELFYLIISILLALIVGGVVGYLVRKSIAEKKISSAEELAKQIVEEGHRNAETSKKEALLEAKDENFQLRQQTEQELRERRLELQKQENRLMQKEENLDRKSDTLDKREVTLEKKEQLLAEKQQQIEELESKVEVLVKEQQLELERISGYTSDEARQIVLDKVEKEVAFDAAVMIKDAEHRAKDEADKKAKSILSLALQRCAADHVAETTVSVVNLPNDEMKGRIIGREGRNIRTLETLTGIDLIIDDTPEAVILSGFDPVRREIARIALEKLVQDGRIHPARIEEMVEKSRREVDEYIREIGEETTFEVGVHGLHPDLVKILGRLKYRTSYGQNVLKHSTEVAYLAGLLAAELGEDVTLARRAGLLHDIGKAIDHEVEGSHVEIGKELAIKYKEHPVVINSIASHHGDEEATSIIAVLVAAADALSAARPGARSETLENYIKRLEKLEEISESFQGVEKSFAIQAGREIRIMVKPDEINDLESIKVARDIRKRIESELDYPGHIKVTVIRETRAVEYAK from the coding sequence ATGGAACTATTTTACCTAATCATCTCCATTTTGCTTGCTCTAATCGTCGGTGGTGTTGTTGGTTATCTTGTTCGCAAATCTATTGCTGAGAAAAAGATCTCCAGTGCGGAGGAATTGGCGAAGCAAATAGTAGAAGAAGGCCATCGCAATGCGGAAACGTCTAAGAAGGAAGCACTTCTCGAAGCGAAGGATGAGAACTTCCAGCTGCGTCAGCAGACGGAGCAGGAATTACGTGAGCGTCGTCTTGAACTGCAGAAGCAGGAAAACCGTCTGATGCAGAAAGAAGAGAATCTGGACCGTAAAAGCGATACGCTTGATAAGCGTGAAGTTACGTTAGAGAAAAAGGAACAATTATTAGCTGAAAAACAACAACAAATTGAAGAATTGGAAAGCAAAGTGGAAGTCTTGGTGAAAGAACAGCAGCTCGAACTGGAGCGGATTTCCGGCTATACGTCTGATGAAGCACGTCAAATCGTGCTGGATAAAGTCGAGAAGGAAGTTGCCTTCGATGCAGCTGTCATGATCAAAGATGCGGAACATCGTGCCAAGGATGAGGCCGATAAGAAAGCGAAGAGCATTCTTTCCCTTGCACTTCAGCGCTGCGCAGCCGATCACGTTGCGGAAACGACTGTATCAGTCGTGAACTTGCCGAATGACGAGATGAAAGGACGCATTATCGGACGGGAAGGCCGTAACATTCGTACGTTAGAAACGCTTACAGGAATTGATCTGATCATTGATGATACACCTGAAGCGGTCATCCTGTCCGGTTTTGATCCTGTCCGTCGTGAGATCGCACGAATCGCACTCGAGAAACTTGTCCAGGATGGACGTATCCACCCAGCTCGTATCGAGGAAATGGTGGAGAAATCCAGACGCGAAGTGGATGAGTATATTCGCGAGATAGGTGAGGAGACGACCTTCGAAGTTGGTGTACACGGTTTGCATCCGGATCTTGTTAAGATACTCGGAAGATTGAAGTATCGCACAAGTTACGGCCAGAACGTATTGAAGCACTCGACAGAAGTCGCTTACCTAGCAGGATTGCTGGCAGCTGAGCTTGGCGAGGACGTTACCTTGGCAAGACGTGCAGGTTTACTGCATGATATCGGTAAAGCAATCGACCACGAAGTCGAAGGCAGCCACGTTGAAATCGGGAAAGAACTCGCAATCAAATACAAAGAGCATCCGGTGGTCATCAACAGCATCGCTTCCCACCATGGGGATGAGGAAGCAACATCGATAATTGCAGTGCTTGTCGCTGCAGCAGATGCCCTTTCCGCAGCCCGTCCGGGAGCGAGAAGCGAGACACTGGAGAACTACATCAAGCGTCTGGAGAAACTGGAGGAGATCTCAGAATCCTTCCAGGGTGTGGAGAAATCCTTCGCAATTCAGGCTGGACGTGAGATTCGGATCATGGTTAAACCGGATGAAATCAACGACTTGGAATCCATCAAAGTCGCACGGGATATCCGGAAACGTATTGAAAGCGAGTTGGATTATCCAGGACATATTAAAGTCACGGTTATCCGGGAAACACGCGCAGTTGAATATGCAAAATAA